Below is a window of Vulpes vulpes isolate BD-2025 chromosome 5, VulVul3, whole genome shotgun sequence DNA.
CACACTGCACTGTTTTTATGACCCTCATTACAAttgtaattaaagaaataattgggAAATGAATCGTTTTAATGTCTTCCTctgctagaatgtaagctcctgaGAAAGCGTTCATGTCCGGGGCCACTTCCCAGCCCTTGTGTGGTGCTCTGCACATCATAGAGCGTTTATTGCAGAGAGGGCTGGAGGATGGGACGGTGAGGGCAGCATTAGTCTGTGAACTCTGGTAgcaaaattctctttctcttccccatctTCACGCCCCTTGCCCTACTCCTCTCCCCACTGCAGGTGGCTTCTGGCTTGGTGTGGACCAGGAGGGGGCTGAGGGTACCCTGTCTTGGACGGGCACCCTCTTTGGCGTGTTAGCCAGCCTCTGCGTCTCTCTCAACGCCATCTACACCAAGAAGGTGCTCCCGGCAGTGGATGGCAGCATCTGGCGCCTGACCTTCTACAACAATGTCAACGCCTGTGTCctcttcctgcccctgctcctgctgctgggggAGCTTCAAACCCTCCTCAACTTTTCCCAGCTGGGCAGCACCCACTTCTGGGGCATGATGACGCTGGGCGGCCTGTTTGGCTTTGCCATCGGCTACGTGACAGGTCTACAGATCAAGTTCACCAGCCCCCTGACCCATAATGTGTCTGGCACGGCCAAAGCCTGTGCCCAAACGGTGCTGGCTGTGCTCTACTACGAGGAGACCAAGAGCTTCCTCTGGTGGACAAGCAACATGATGGTGCTGGGGGGTTCCTCTGCCTACacctgggtcaggggctgggagATGAAGAAGATTCAGGAGGAGCCCAGCCCCAAAGAGGATGAGAAGAGCAGCATGGGGGTGTGAGCTCCTCCAGAGACCTGGGGATGGCCCAATAAGGGAGAATGCCCAGGGTAAGGCCAGAAGAGCCATGAAGGCATCTCTCTGGACCCTGAGAATGTCGTCTGGAGGGAGTACTGTTTGTACTGTTTACAAACGTGATCACAATCAGGTGGTTGAAACGGAACCAGTGTTTTCAAGTGATGTCAGAAAGTTGCCAAACCTATCTCAACCCCCTTTCCTGTTTCTGGGTTTTGTCCTCCCTTAGGGAGGAGGGACCCCAGGGGAACAGACAGATTCTCTAGAAAAACACTAGCTTTCAGGGAGTAAGAGAAAGTGCGGCACCCCCTCCTGTTCCCCTTCCAAGGGCTTCTACCTCCACGTGACCTTTGGAGTTGGGATGGGCCACAATCTTTAAGGGACACCAGTAAGTCTTCCCTTATACTCAGGGGAGATGGGGGTGTGACCCCACCACAGGCCAACTGAAGGGATTTGGGAAACCTCATATCTCTGGGTCCCAGGATGCAGTGAAGCTTTGACCCCACAAACCAGCCTTCTAGAGGAGAGTGTGGGCTGGGCTAAGGGAGGAAACAAGACAGACCCATGTTGTCTCTTCTCTGTGTCGAGACCAACAGGCCCCATGGAAGGGCACAAAGGATCACGCGTGCCCAACCCTGGCCCAGGAACCCCAGGAACCTCTGGGAATAGGCCTGGGAATGGGGCACATCATAGGAaagcaccctctccccaccatCCGCACCCTGTGTTCCCAGCTTTTGAACACAGGGGAGCCATACAGCTTTTACAGGTTGGGCAGGGTCGTTAACACCCACCCCAATCCCTGATACTG
It encodes the following:
- the SLC35C1 gene encoding GDP-fucose transporter 1 isoform X2 — protein: MALMGASDPLGEAEAIKEKPFLLRALQITLVVSLYWVTSISMVFLNKYLLDSPSLQLDTPIFVTFYQCLVTMLLCKSLSTLAAFCPGAMDFPTLRLDLRVARSVLPLSVVFIGMITFNNLCLKYVGVAFYNVGRSLTTVFNVLLSYLLLKQTTSFYALLTCSIIIGGFWLGVDQEGAEGTLSWTGTLFGVLASLCVSLNAIYTKKVLPAVDGSIWRLTFYNNVNACVLFLPLLLLLGELQTLLNFSQLGSTHFWGMMTLGGLFGFAIGYVTGLQIKFTSPLTHNVSGTAKACAQTVLAVLYYEETKSFLWWTSNMMVLGGSSAYTWVRGWEMKKIQEEPSPKEDEKSSMGV
- the SLC35C1 gene encoding GDP-fucose transporter 1 isoform X1, with the translated sequence MNRAPLKRSRILHMALMGASDPLGEAEAIKEKPFLLRALQITLVVSLYWVTSISMVFLNKYLLDSPSLQLDTPIFVTFYQCLVTMLLCKSLSTLAAFCPGAMDFPTLRLDLRVARSVLPLSVVFIGMITFNNLCLKYVGVAFYNVGRSLTTVFNVLLSYLLLKQTTSFYALLTCSIIIGGFWLGVDQEGAEGTLSWTGTLFGVLASLCVSLNAIYTKKVLPAVDGSIWRLTFYNNVNACVLFLPLLLLLGELQTLLNFSQLGSTHFWGMMTLGGLFGFAIGYVTGLQIKFTSPLTHNVSGTAKACAQTVLAVLYYEETKSFLWWTSNMMVLGGSSAYTWVRGWEMKKIQEEPSPKEDEKSSMGV